A window of the Butyricimonas faecalis genome harbors these coding sequences:
- a CDS encoding glycosyltransferase family 2 protein: MKISVIIPCYNSEQNIIQVLLSIFSQTLAVHEVIVIDDGSTDQSYQLILNFKEQHNITNLKLVKQTNAGPAAARNHGITLAKGDWIAFLDSDDIWDTSKIEIQQKYLLQNPNIVLLGESLKKIKQHKLYKLSVLTNYFSKTTL, encoded by the coding sequence ATGAAGATCTCTGTTATCATACCTTGCTATAACTCGGAACAAAATATTATACAAGTACTTTTGTCCATATTTTCCCAAACCCTAGCCGTCCACGAAGTAATAGTAATTGACGATGGTTCTACAGATCAATCTTATCAATTAATCTTAAACTTCAAAGAACAACACAACATCACGAATTTAAAACTCGTTAAACAAACAAATGCAGGTCCCGCTGCCGCTAGAAATCATGGCATCACTCTAGCCAAAGGAGATTGGATTGCATTTCTTGATAGTGATGACATATGGGATACTTCTAAAATTGAAATACAACAAAAATATTTATTACAAAACCCCAACATTGTTCTTCTAGGAGAATCTCTCAAAAAAATAAAACAGCACAAATTATACAAACTATCAGTTTTAACCAATTACTTCTCAAAAACTACTTTATAA
- a CDS encoding glycosyltransferase, translated as MRIVHIITRSTLGGAQSVVINLANQQSTDNEVFVISGSDGNAWEALHPNVCIIKIKQLKRAISLLDFIVIFKLLYYRFHLKPDIIHLHSSKIGILGRLCFPKRKIVYTVHGFDTIRIANKSFLWLEKLLKKRAAQIVAVSRYDFENLKKEHIQKNICYIYNGIEDNTLQTEGISAPIAQKIQNLKKQYDKLILCIARTEPPKRLDLFLDIAEQLPNFAFIWIGNTSDIQCKHSSNTYFLGSVINASLYIRYSDLFILPSNFEGLPISIIEALSYSKPVIASNVGGIKELLSTGAGFTVQNSSQAFKETILQLTTNPQLYSQLSTQARCTFLADFTVKKMADTYKQLYQKIYKRNNGRCANF; from the coding sequence ATGCGAATTGTCCATATTATAACACGTTCGACCCTGGGAGGGGCACAATCTGTTGTTATCAATTTAGCAAATCAACAATCAACAGATAATGAAGTATTCGTCATTTCCGGTTCCGATGGTAACGCATGGGAAGCATTGCATCCTAACGTATGTATCATCAAAATTAAACAACTAAAACGAGCTATTTCTCTTTTAGACTTCATAGTTATATTCAAGTTATTATATTATCGCTTTCATTTAAAACCAGATATTATTCATCTACATTCTTCTAAAATTGGAATTTTAGGACGTCTATGCTTCCCCAAAAGGAAAATTGTATATACAGTACATGGCTTTGACACGATACGTATTGCTAACAAGTCTTTTTTATGGCTTGAAAAATTACTAAAAAAACGAGCAGCACAGATCGTTGCGGTAAGTCGTTATGATTTCGAAAATTTAAAAAAAGAACATATCCAAAAAAATATATGTTATATATATAATGGAATCGAAGATAACACATTACAAACAGAAGGTATTTCTGCCCCAATCGCACAAAAAATTCAAAATTTAAAAAAACAATATGACAAACTTATTTTGTGTATTGCAAGAACAGAACCACCTAAAAGACTAGACCTATTCCTTGATATTGCCGAGCAATTACCTAATTTTGCGTTTATCTGGATTGGCAATACTAGTGATATTCAATGTAAACATTCGTCTAATACGTATTTTTTAGGTAGTGTCATAAACGCATCTTTATATATTCGATACTCAGATTTGTTCATTTTACCTTCTAATTTCGAAGGGCTTCCAATTTCTATTATAGAAGCATTATCCTATAGTAAACCAGTCATAGCATCAAATGTTGGCGGTATTAAAGAACTACTATCTACTGGAGCAGGTTTTACAGTTCAAAATTCATCACAAGCATTTAAAGAAACAATACTTCAATTAACCACTAATCCTCAACTATACTCTCAATTATCCACACAAGCAAGATGTACATTTTTAGCCGATTTCACCGTGAAAAAAATGGCTGATACATACAAACAATTATATCAAAAAATATATAAAAGAAACAACGGTCGATGTGCAAATTTTTGA
- a CDS encoding glycosyltransferase, giving the protein MKKILIIPFTISTGGGSEKVLYTLIEELSKHYQIDLIERLECSTHSYQLPDNVRKLKSMSFTDKYLQIHNGNRFWGHIHRILLSLMIFIFPKWVYKYYIHSRHYDFEISFNYLYTSYLVAHSPNSSSKKIMWFHGSIYDLEWKNYHGIKRYIYKALFKMQKNALKKADHIVPISINTKKSIEKLFPFSHPKITMINNGYNFNHIEILSKEPVSIPKRKKYRLISIGRLDQNKNVMLQLEALSILKKNNSQIELIIIGEGNERNNLTNYINNNQLTEDVILTGFLPNPYPLLKTSDCLLVSSYSEGFPTVIVEALYLGIPVVTTPVGGTEELIQEGGNGYISDYSPKIYAKRINDILSNPIKKSTIHKGIADLTVEEWTKKIQTTLLK; this is encoded by the coding sequence ATGAAAAAGATATTAATTATTCCTTTCACAATATCAACAGGAGGGGGGTCCGAAAAGGTTCTATATACCTTAATAGAAGAGCTTTCTAAACATTATCAAATAGATTTGATCGAACGTTTAGAATGTTCTACCCACTCATATCAACTACCCGACAATGTGCGCAAATTAAAATCGATGTCATTTACAGATAAATATTTACAGATTCACAATGGTAATAGATTTTGGGGACATATTCATCGTATATTACTATCTTTAATGATATTTATTTTTCCCAAATGGGTATATAAATATTATATTCATTCACGGCATTATGATTTTGAAATTTCTTTCAATTATTTATATACATCATATTTAGTTGCACATAGTCCTAATTCTTCTTCAAAAAAAATCATGTGGTTCCATGGTTCCATTTATGATCTTGAATGGAAAAACTATCATGGTATAAAACGATATATCTATAAAGCCCTTTTCAAAATGCAAAAAAATGCATTAAAAAAAGCTGATCATATTGTTCCCATCTCCATAAATACAAAGAAATCAATTGAAAAATTATTCCCATTCAGTCATCCAAAAATCACAATGATTAACAATGGATACAATTTTAACCACATCGAAATATTATCAAAAGAACCTGTTTCTATTCCCAAAAGAAAAAAATATCGTCTTATATCAATTGGTAGACTTGACCAAAATAAAAATGTCATGCTCCAACTAGAAGCATTATCCATCTTGAAAAAAAACAATTCACAAATAGAATTAATTATCATTGGAGAAGGAAATGAAAGAAATAATCTCACAAACTATATAAATAACAACCAATTAACAGAGGATGTAATTCTAACCGGATTTTTACCTAATCCTTATCCTCTTTTAAAAACATCTGATTGTTTATTAGTTTCCTCCTACTCTGAAGGATTTCCCACTGTAATTGTTGAAGCCCTGTATCTAGGAATTCCTGTTGTAACAACACCCGTAGGAGGGACAGAAGAACTTATTCAAGAAGGGGGAAATGGCTATATTTCTGACTATTCACCAAAAATATATGCAAAAAGAATTAATGATATTCTTTCAAATCCTATAAAAAAATCAACAATACATAAGGGTATCGCAGATTTAACTGTCGAAGAATGGACAAAAAAAATTCAAACAACGCTACTAAAATAA
- a CDS encoding alkaline phosphatase family protein, with protein sequence MEIKTIDTTKQFSEEDQKFEPLFFAQSSNIRPINSSNNIIIIIVESFLSYANDLYFNGKAITPNLNQLKKENTYYFPHILPQTKSGESSDRQIIYLTGLLPQPNKITAQKM encoded by the coding sequence ATGGAAATAAAGACGATTGACACAACAAAACAATTTTCAGAAGAAGATCAAAAATTTGAACCATTATTTTTCGCCCAATCTTCAAATATACGACCTATAAATTCATCAAATAATATAATCATTATTATTGTCGAATCGTTTTTGTCATATGCTAATGATCTTTATTTCAACGGAAAGGCAATAACACCTAATCTTAATCAACTAAAAAAAGAAAATACATATTATTTTCCACATATACTCCCTCAAACAAAGTCGGGAGAATCAAGTGACAGACAAATAATTTATCTAACAGGACTTTTACCCCAACCAAACAAAATTACAGCCCAGAAAATGTAG
- a CDS encoding GumC domain-containing protein has protein sequence MSTQLQMNNLTNLISVLVQKKKIIFFTIGIFIIIGIGTFFKMKTPPSYSAQCSTLVLFNNINNDKGVVIQNNFGLDKKENILPLRLYPQIAQSIPFLVQLIDSNSITDSTLLRSEELENIIPIKNNFKISVDEANQTVFIEANMPTPIEAARLALKIQQTLCNYLINWYSKQQELAIVLLQNNINEVLEKIIQKQQELQKLNFTKAKKQHSVSTPDLIRLETEYQTLITLNTTLTKQLQQKKLTQQNLSTYITTIDPVIIPNSPTNSPRSIIFYIAVFGLLGILVSLYIVIIHPIINSWSNKND, from the coding sequence ATGAGCACACAATTACAAATGAACAATTTAACTAATTTGATTTCGGTCCTTGTACAAAAGAAAAAAATTATATTTTTTACAATAGGAATTTTTATTATAATTGGAATCGGAACATTTTTCAAGATGAAAACACCTCCTTCTTATTCTGCACAATGTTCCACCTTAGTCTTATTCAATAATATAAATAATGACAAAGGAGTAGTTATTCAAAATAATTTCGGGTTAGATAAAAAAGAAAATATTCTTCCATTACGACTATATCCACAAATTGCACAAAGTATCCCATTTTTAGTTCAATTAATAGATTCAAATTCTATTACAGATTCAACTCTACTGCGATCTGAAGAACTAGAAAATATAATACCGATTAAAAATAATTTCAAAATATCTGTTGATGAAGCCAATCAAACCGTTTTCATTGAAGCAAACATGCCAACCCCTATAGAAGCCGCTCGCCTAGCACTAAAAATACAGCAAACCCTCTGCAATTATTTAATAAATTGGTATTCAAAACAACAAGAACTTGCTATTGTATTATTACAAAACAACATAAATGAAGTATTAGAAAAAATCATTCAAAAACAACAAGAGCTACAAAAATTAAACTTCACAAAGGCAAAAAAACAACATTCTGTTTCAACTCCCGATCTAATAAGATTAGAAACTGAATATCAAACACTCATCACGCTAAATACAACGCTAACCAAACAATTACAACAAAAAAAATTAACTCAACAAAACCTATCAACCTATATCACCACAATAGATCCTGTTATTATACCAAATTCTCCAACTAATTCTCCTAGAAGTATAATTTTTTACATAGCAGTATTTGGATTATTAGGAATACTTGTCAGTTTATATATTGTAATTATTCACCCAATCATCAATTCTTGGAGTAATAAAAATGATTAA
- a CDS encoding oligosaccharide flippase family protein produces MSFISNSIKEQFKKRKYFFESLFWGTLAGILSQGLNFIANILIARILGKQLLGEYTLFISANAGLHTFGVIGLNVIATVLVAKYLHDKGKIGRLIPAIYIIVCSASLIVSFVGIILQYLPVEFKIWETSSILTLIAAIIWFLTSALDLVQIAILLGFKAFKDVAKVSLLKGIISIAITYTLVAKHGVQGGVLGNSISFILSLICNYYFIRKNCQKYTITLTWKLSNSVYSEIFKLSIPIFSAAIFVAPAQWYANYIIYNTQGGENALSIFAIAYQWLVLIQFFPTQISRVALPWLTSMQETRDYKNTEKLGLYFSLGIATVIVILSLIFSHFIIEDLYHFEYITSHVVFKIILFTGLLSTINLYLGQTIIAHGETWIRTIADAAIAITLIITVHIINQHEVIYALPISYFFSFLMGTIVLCIFKYKLKI; encoded by the coding sequence ATGTCATTTATAAGTAATTCTATAAAAGAACAATTCAAAAAACGCAAATATTTCTTCGAATCTTTATTTTGGGGGACTTTAGCTGGTATTCTCAGCCAAGGTTTAAATTTCATTGCTAATATTCTCATCGCTAGAATATTAGGAAAACAATTACTGGGAGAATACACGCTATTTATTTCCGCAAACGCAGGCTTACATACTTTTGGTGTTATTGGGCTCAATGTCATTGCCACTGTTCTAGTTGCCAAATATCTCCATGATAAAGGAAAAATAGGAAGACTGATCCCTGCTATTTATATTATTGTATGTAGTGCTTCTCTGATTGTTTCTTTTGTCGGAATAATTCTTCAGTATTTACCTGTTGAGTTTAAAATATGGGAAACTTCCTCCATACTTACCCTTATTGCTGCAATAATTTGGTTCCTAACAAGTGCTTTAGACTTAGTACAAATTGCAATCTTATTAGGCTTTAAAGCATTCAAAGATGTCGCAAAAGTTAGCCTTTTAAAAGGAATTATTTCCATAGCAATTACTTATACTTTAGTTGCAAAACATGGTGTACAAGGCGGAGTTTTGGGAAATTCAATTAGTTTCATTTTAAGTTTAATCTGTAATTATTACTTCATTAGAAAAAATTGTCAGAAATATACAATCACACTAACTTGGAAACTCTCTAACTCTGTTTATTCTGAAATTTTCAAATTATCAATTCCTATTTTTAGCGCCGCAATATTTGTTGCACCAGCACAATGGTATGCAAATTATATTATTTATAATACACAAGGAGGAGAAAATGCTTTAAGTATATTTGCTATCGCCTATCAATGGTTAGTCTTAATCCAATTTTTCCCAACTCAAATATCACGAGTAGCATTACCATGGCTCACTTCAATGCAAGAAACAAGAGATTACAAAAATACCGAAAAACTTGGTTTATATTTTAGCCTTGGAATCGCCACTGTAATCGTAATCTTATCACTTATTTTTTCACATTTTATTATAGAAGATTTATATCACTTTGAATATATAACATCCCATGTCGTGTTTAAAATCATTTTATTCACAGGATTATTATCAACTATAAATTTATACCTTGGTCAAACAATTATTGCCCACGGAGAAACCTGGATAAGAACAATTGCCGATGCAGCAATCGCCATAACTTTAATTATTACTGTCCATATAATTAATCAGCATGAAGTTATTTATGCTTTACCAATAAGTTATTTTTTTTCATTTTTAATGGGAACTATTGTTCTCTGTATATTTAAATATAAACTTAAAATATAA
- a CDS encoding aminotransferase class I/II-fold pyridoxal phosphate-dependent enzyme → MQAIILAAGMGKRLGELTQNNTKCMVKVNGITLIDRLMTQLSELSLKKIIIVIGYQGEKLRSYLGDNYLNTKIEYIYNPIYDKTNNIYSLALAKESLQEDDSLLIESDLIFDNSLFRKIIDNPYPDIALVDKYESWMDGTMVTLDEENNIENFVSKKAFKYSDAHNYYKTVNIYKFSKEFSKHKYVPFLDAYCKALGHNEYYEQVLKVISRLDDTHLKALPLNGEKWYEIDDIQDLDIAETIFATKKDQLIKYQSRYGGYWRFPSLLDFCYLVNPYFPPKKMKEELKANFDILLTEYPSGMKINSLLAGKYFGIKSDYVCIGNGAAELIKSLIEKLHGKIGVIFPTFEEYPNRKKQEELVTYIPDNRDFSYTAKDIMNYFAEKDIQTLLLINPDNPSGNFVPMKEVLELAEWTKKKNIRFIVDESFVDFSEGYPNNSLLHNKTLDDYNHLVVIKSISKSYGVPGLRLGILASSDKALIAWIKKDISIWNINSFAEFYMQIFGKYEQDYSNACSKFIAERKRFLSELQQIDFLRIIPSQANYFLCEIIKQYTSRELTRLLLKHYNILIKDCSTKSAFNSSNYIRIAIRDTNDNNALVNALKELQAI, encoded by the coding sequence ATGCAAGCAATTATTCTGGCAGCGGGAATGGGGAAAAGACTAGGAGAACTAACCCAAAATAACACGAAATGCATGGTTAAAGTTAACGGTATTACTTTAATCGATCGCTTAATGACTCAACTCTCCGAATTGAGTTTAAAAAAAATCATCATCGTCATTGGGTATCAAGGAGAAAAACTACGTTCTTATTTAGGTGATAATTATTTAAACACAAAAATAGAATACATCTACAATCCTATATACGATAAGACCAACAATATATATTCACTTGCATTAGCCAAAGAATCATTACAAGAAGATGATTCTCTTCTAATTGAATCTGATTTAATATTTGATAATTCACTATTCCGAAAAATAATTGACAACCCATATCCTGATATTGCATTGGTAGATAAATACGAATCTTGGATGGATGGCACAATGGTCACGCTGGATGAAGAAAATAATATTGAAAATTTTGTTTCCAAAAAAGCATTTAAATATTCAGATGCACATAATTATTACAAAACTGTCAATATCTACAAATTCAGTAAAGAGTTCTCAAAACACAAATATGTTCCCTTTCTAGACGCTTATTGCAAAGCTTTAGGACACAATGAATATTATGAACAAGTCCTAAAAGTCATCTCTCGTCTAGACGACACTCATTTAAAAGCATTACCATTAAATGGGGAAAAATGGTATGAAATTGATGACATACAAGATTTAGACATTGCAGAAACAATTTTCGCTACTAAGAAAGACCAATTAATAAAATATCAATCTAGATACGGTGGATATTGGAGATTTCCATCATTATTAGACTTTTGTTATTTAGTAAACCCATACTTTCCTCCTAAAAAAATGAAAGAAGAATTAAAAGCCAATTTTGACATATTATTGACCGAATATCCTTCTGGCATGAAAATAAATTCTTTACTTGCAGGGAAATACTTTGGTATAAAAAGTGATTACGTATGTATTGGAAACGGTGCTGCAGAACTAATAAAAAGTCTAATAGAGAAATTACATGGGAAAATTGGAGTTATATTCCCCACGTTCGAAGAATATCCCAATAGGAAAAAACAAGAAGAACTCGTTACCTACATTCCAGATAATCGTGATTTTTCTTATACCGCAAAGGACATTATGAATTATTTCGCAGAAAAAGACATTCAGACATTACTATTAATAAATCCAGATAATCCTTCTGGCAATTTTGTTCCAATGAAAGAGGTGCTAGAACTAGCCGAATGGACAAAGAAAAAGAATATTCGATTTATAGTAGACGAGTCTTTTGTTGATTTTTCCGAAGGTTATCCCAACAATTCATTACTACATAATAAAACATTAGATGACTATAATCATTTAGTTGTAATAAAAAGTATTTCAAAATCTTACGGAGTTCCAGGACTTAGATTAGGAATACTAGCATCTAGTGATAAAGCATTAATTGCATGGATAAAAAAAGATATTTCCATTTGGAATATCAACTCGTTTGCAGAATTCTATATGCAAATTTTCGGTAAATACGAGCAAGACTATTCAAATGCTTGCTCAAAATTTATCGCTGAAAGGAAACGTTTTTTATCTGAGCTACAACAAATAGATTTTTTACGTATCATCCCATCGCAAGCTAATTACTTTCTATGTGAAATTATAAAACAATACACATCAAGAGAATTAACTAGATTATTATTAAAACATTACAATATACTAATCAAAGATTGTAGCACTAAATCAGCTTTTAATTCATCCAACTATATCCGTATTGCCATTCGAGACACGAATGATAACAACGCATTAGTAAATGCCTTAAAAGAACTTCAAGCAATATAA